In Paenibacillus kyungheensis, the following are encoded in one genomic region:
- a CDS encoding ABC transporter permease, which yields MSSYLIKRLAYTLFILLAASLLIFCLYALTPGDFITGNIKLSPERKAELRELYGLNKPLLERYIIWMNNAFHGNFGYSLDKQQPVLTLFNQYVWNSFLLAIVSTFLTWLIAVIIGVIAAYKQYSWFDTLVMVGIFAAMSIPSFFIGLFLIKILAVDFKWLPPGGMLTTGSNATGIAYLKEVIHHMTLPVIVMTLLGVGSLTRYFRSNMIDVIQQDYIRTARAKGLSERKVLFTHALRNALLPAITLVGFELPALFGGSLIIERIFNWPGIGQLYMQSFTVRDYPLLMGFTMFIAVLTVIGTLLSDILYHVADPRVKI from the coding sequence ATGAGTAGCTATTTAATCAAGCGTCTAGCGTATACTCTGTTTATTTTATTAGCAGCTTCGTTATTGATCTTTTGCCTGTATGCATTAACTCCGGGGGATTTTATAACAGGTAATATCAAGTTAAGTCCTGAACGCAAAGCAGAATTGCGTGAGTTATACGGGCTAAACAAACCGTTATTAGAGCGATATATCATCTGGATGAACAATGCGTTTCATGGGAATTTTGGGTATTCGCTGGATAAACAACAACCGGTACTCACGTTATTTAATCAGTATGTATGGAATTCATTTTTGTTAGCGATTGTCTCTACATTTCTAACGTGGCTTATTGCTGTGATTATCGGTGTAATCGCAGCGTATAAACAGTATTCATGGTTTGATACGCTCGTGATGGTCGGTATCTTTGCCGCTATGTCGATTCCGTCGTTTTTTATTGGACTATTTCTGATTAAAATATTGGCGGTTGACTTCAAATGGTTACCGCCGGGAGGCATGTTAACGACAGGTAGCAATGCTACAGGAATCGCTTATCTAAAAGAAGTGATTCATCATATGACGTTGCCGGTCATTGTTATGACATTGCTGGGTGTAGGATCATTAACCCGTTACTTCCGCAGTAATATGATTGATGTTATTCAGCAAGATTATATCCGTACGGCTCGTGCCAAAGGATTGAGTGAGCGCAAAGTGTTATTTACCCATGCTTTGCGTAATGCGTTATTGCCTGCGATTACACTGGTAGGATTTGAATTACCTGCGCTATTTGGTGGGTCGCTGATTATTGAACGAATTTTCAATTGGCCGGGGATAGGTCAATTGTATATGCAATCATTTACAGTTCGAGATTATCCGCTATTAATGGGCTTTACGATGTTTATAGCTGTACTAACCGTTATCGGTACATTATTATCGGATATTTTGTATCATGTCGCTGATCCGCGTGTAAAAATCTAG
- the opp4C gene encoding oligopeptide ABC transporter permease, translating to MPSIQAEVTNVSTHRPQAVKSSLWRQSIRKLVKNKLAVGGFAVVVFMFLLCFVGPLFSPYTDNKVNMAMMNKAPNIHHWLGTDKLGRDVLTRVMQAGRISLTVGIASMFLSVFIGTLLGAIAGYYRGIVDQVIMRIADLLLTIPSLPLLFIFGALLSEWKVPTDYRMYIVMLILSLVGWPSLARMVRGQLLSLREREFMQATIVLGLRDRRKLVNHLLPNLVPLLIVIATLNIGGAILSESVLSFFGLGVMPPTPTWGNMIDAANNMIDFQERPWLWVPPGFSIFATVIAINIFGDGLRDVLDPKQKR from the coding sequence ATGCCATCTATACAGGCTGAAGTGACGAATGTATCTACCCATAGACCTCAAGCTGTCAAATCGTCTTTGTGGCGACAGTCGATTCGTAAATTAGTCAAAAATAAATTGGCTGTAGGTGGATTTGCAGTCGTTGTGTTTATGTTTTTGCTTTGTTTTGTAGGGCCTTTATTTTCGCCGTATACCGACAATAAAGTGAATATGGCAATGATGAATAAAGCGCCTAATATCCATCACTGGCTGGGAACCGATAAGTTAGGACGGGATGTATTAACACGTGTGATGCAAGCAGGAAGAATCTCGTTAACAGTAGGGATTGCATCGATGTTTTTGTCTGTATTTATCGGAACATTGTTAGGAGCGATAGCAGGATATTATCGAGGGATTGTTGATCAAGTGATTATGCGTATCGCTGATCTGCTACTCACGATTCCCAGTCTGCCGTTATTGTTTATTTTTGGAGCCTTATTATCAGAATGGAAAGTACCTACAGATTACCGAATGTATATCGTAATGCTTATTCTCAGCCTTGTAGGTTGGCCTTCACTAGCACGTATGGTGAGAGGGCAATTGTTATCTTTGCGTGAACGGGAATTTATGCAAGCAACGATCGTTTTGGGATTACGTGATCGTCGTAAATTGGTGAATCATTTATTACCGAATCTAGTCCCATTATTAATAGTGATTGCTACGCTGAATATTGGTGGCGCTATTCTTAGTGAATCGGTATTAAGCTTCTTTGGACTAGGTGTTATGCCGCCTACACCTACATGGGGCAATATGATTGATGCGGCAAATAATATGATCGATTTTCAAGAACGTCCGTGGTTATGGGTTCCACCCGGTTTTTCTATTTTTGCAACAGTGATAGCCATTAATATTTTTGGTGATGGGTTGCGAGATGTGCTTGATCCGAAACAAAAAAGGTAG
- a CDS encoding ABC transporter ATP-binding protein, producing MSTDSLLHIQHLSTYFDTDDGTVKAVDDISLHVRPGEIVCIVGESGCGKSITALSVMGLIEAPAGRIADGVIDFNGQNLLNLSKNHLRSIRGNDIAMIFQEPMSSLNPVLTIGEQMSEPLIIHKKMNKKQAQQRVLELITQVGISRPEQIAKSYPHELSGGMLQRIMIAIAISCDPKLLIADEPTTALDVTIQAQILDMLREFRSQSDMSILLITHDLGVVAEMADYVIVMYSGKIVEEGEVVELFAHPRHPYTQGLLRSKPIINQRQKELYSIPGYVPNPLELQKSCYFHERCEHCMDICRTEEPPLRDLENGQKTACWLYEKEATVHV from the coding sequence ATGAGTACCGACTCGTTATTGCATATTCAGCATTTAAGCACCTATTTTGATACCGATGATGGTACAGTCAAAGCAGTCGATGATATCAGCTTGCATGTTCGTCCCGGTGAAATTGTCTGTATTGTCGGTGAATCCGGTTGTGGTAAAAGTATCACTGCACTCTCTGTAATGGGATTGATCGAAGCGCCTGCTGGACGGATTGCAGATGGTGTGATTGATTTTAATGGGCAAAATTTATTGAATTTGAGCAAAAATCATCTACGAAGTATTCGTGGGAATGATATCGCTATGATTTTTCAAGAACCGATGTCTTCACTCAATCCTGTACTTACGATCGGTGAACAAATGAGCGAGCCATTAATCATTCACAAAAAAATGAATAAAAAACAAGCTCAACAGCGAGTATTGGAATTGATTACGCAAGTAGGTATTTCTCGTCCAGAACAGATTGCCAAGTCATATCCGCATGAATTAAGTGGAGGAATGTTACAGCGCATTATGATCGCTATCGCCATCTCTTGTGATCCCAAGCTGTTAATTGCCGATGAGCCTACAACGGCGCTTGATGTTACGATTCAAGCACAGATTCTAGATATGTTACGAGAATTCCGTAGTCAATCGGATATGTCGATTCTGTTGATTACACATGATCTAGGTGTGGTCGCTGAAATGGCAGATTATGTGATTGTTATGTATTCAGGCAAAATAGTAGAAGAAGGCGAAGTGGTTGAATTATTTGCTCATCCTCGCCATCCGTATACTCAAGGGCTACTTCGTTCTAAGCCTATTATCAATCAACGGCAAAAAGAACTGTATTCGATTCCAGGATATGTACCGAACCCGCTTGAATTGCAAAAATCCTGTTATTTTCATGAGCGATGTGAGCATTGTATGGATATTTGTCGTACCGAAGAACCGCCACTACGTGATCTAGAAAACGGTCAAAAAACGGCTTGCTGGTTATATGAAAAGGAGGCAACCGTTCATGTCTGA
- a CDS encoding ABC transporter ATP-binding protein, with amino-acid sequence MSEALLDIQHLKKYFPIKSGLLSRTVGQVKAVDDISITIQPGETFGLVGESGSGKSTVGRTAIRLTDKTAGEVRFKGTDIYHLPPEQLRQLRPKMQLIFQDPYSSLNPRVRIGEAIGEALLDHGLAPASDIRDRVKEVLSSCGLSSYHIDRFPHEFSGGQRQRIGIARALVLNPELIIADEPVSALDVSIQAQIINLFSHLQESKGLTYLFISHDLSVVEHLCSRIGVMYLGSMVETASRDELFRHPLHPYTKALLSAVPIPIPKLKRERIVLKGDIPSPANPPSGCKFHTRCPFAEQRCKDEVPVFRNMGSDHWVACHLV; translated from the coding sequence ATGTCTGAAGCACTGCTAGATATTCAGCATCTCAAAAAATACTTTCCTATCAAATCAGGGCTACTTAGTAGAACAGTCGGACAGGTGAAAGCTGTCGATGATATTAGTATTACGATTCAGCCAGGAGAAACATTTGGTCTGGTTGGAGAGTCGGGTAGTGGCAAAAGTACAGTAGGACGTACAGCTATTCGGTTAACCGACAAAACCGCTGGAGAAGTTCGATTTAAAGGAACCGATATTTATCATTTACCACCGGAGCAGTTGCGACAGTTACGTCCCAAAATGCAGTTGATCTTTCAAGATCCATACAGTTCGCTGAATCCTCGTGTACGGATAGGCGAAGCGATAGGTGAAGCTTTGTTAGATCATGGTCTAGCACCTGCTTCCGATATTCGTGATCGGGTCAAAGAAGTACTATCTTCTTGCGGATTATCGTCCTATCATATTGATCGTTTTCCACATGAATTTTCTGGAGGTCAACGTCAACGGATCGGAATCGCCCGAGCATTGGTATTGAATCCAGAGCTGATTATTGCTGATGAACCGGTATCAGCGCTTGATGTATCGATTCAAGCTCAGATTATTAACCTGTTTAGTCATTTACAGGAGAGTAAAGGATTAACGTATCTTTTTATTTCGCATGATTTGAGTGTAGTCGAACATCTATGTTCACGTATTGGGGTGATGTATCTCGGTTCAATGGTAGAGACAGCTTCCAGAGATGAATTGTTCCGTCATCCGCTACATCCATATACCAAAGCTTTGTTATCTGCTGTACCGATTCCGATTCCCAAGTTAAAGCGTGAACGAATCGTGTTAAAAGGGGATATTCCAAGCCCTGCCAATCCACCTTCTGGTTGCAAATTTCATACTCGCTGTCCGTTTGCAGAACAGCGTTGTAAAGACGAAGTTCCTGTATTTCGCAATATGGGTAGTGATCACTGGGTTGCATGTCATTTGGTCTAG
- a CDS encoding rhodanese-related sulfurtransferase has protein sequence MSTSPYRILLFYKFVKIDDHEALAAEHLKYCKKLGIKGRILIAPEGINGTLSGDFEQTEQYMQDLLADPRFADTVFKIDEAEEHAFKKMFVRPKDELVTFRFEEEWDASEFTGKHLSPKEFYEQLQQEDVIVLDGRNDYEYDIGHFRGAIRPNVESSREFPEWIRENMSEFKDKKILTYCTGGVRCEKLTGFLMKEGFNDVAQLEGGIVTYSKDPEVQGRLFDGKCYVFDERISIPINHTDEDIIVGKCYHCEAPTDDYINCPTCNLQHVVCESCKEEHEHFCSDACREQVAVTASN, from the coding sequence ATGTCTACGAGTCCATACCGGATTTTATTATTTTATAAATTTGTCAAAATTGATGATCATGAAGCACTTGCCGCAGAGCATTTGAAATATTGCAAAAAGTTAGGTATCAAAGGAAGAATTCTAATCGCACCAGAAGGTATTAACGGTACATTGTCAGGTGATTTTGAACAGACTGAACAGTATATGCAAGACTTATTAGCAGATCCACGATTTGCAGATACAGTGTTCAAAATTGATGAAGCAGAAGAACATGCTTTCAAAAAAATGTTTGTGCGTCCAAAAGATGAATTGGTCACTTTCCGCTTTGAAGAAGAATGGGATGCTAGTGAATTTACAGGCAAGCACCTTTCACCGAAAGAGTTCTATGAACAACTTCAACAAGAAGATGTGATTGTTTTGGATGGTCGTAACGATTATGAATACGATATCGGTCATTTCCGCGGGGCAATTCGTCCGAATGTTGAATCTTCTCGCGAGTTCCCTGAATGGATCAGAGAAAATATGAGCGAGTTCAAAGACAAAAAGATTCTCACATACTGCACAGGTGGCGTACGTTGTGAAAAGCTAACCGGTTTCTTGATGAAAGAAGGCTTTAACGATGTTGCTCAACTTGAAGGCGGTATTGTGACTTATAGTAAAGACCCTGAAGTACAAGGTCGATTGTTTGACGGAAAATGTTATGTATTTGACGAACGTATTTCGATTCCAATCAACCATACCGATGAAGATATTATTGTAGGCAAATGCTATCATTGCGAAGCACCAACAGACGATTATATCAACTGCCCGACTTGCAATCTGCAACATGTGGTATGCGAATCTTGCAAAGAAGAACACGAACACTTCTGCTCAGATGCTTGCCGCGAGCAAGTAGCTGTTACAGCTTCTAACTAA
- the rsgA gene encoding ribosome small subunit-dependent GTPase A, whose protein sequence is MNINDYGYNDYFAAHFAAYETSERLIPARISAVFKHVYRVVSEDGEQLAKLKTSSFRDALRVDRPSIGDFVALESHPGDTSLIHQVLPRKTIILRDDPDIGEQVVAANFDYCLLVCSANDDFNLNRIERYLTIAWNSGAQPLIIVTKSDLTDQLDHYLQQLEIAGFGVPVYPVDSIHGDGLTELQAHFAVGDTLVLLGSSGVGKSSLVNALAGEYKMKTNAIREDDAKGKHTTTHRELHLLHNGMIVIDTPGMRSLGIGQASTGLEETFHDIESLAEQCRFHDCAHTEDQPDCAVQQALTEGTLPTKHYNNWLKLKKELAYNERKNNVTQLRQEKQKWKTLSKTHKQNSKNRANR, encoded by the coding sequence TTGAATATTAATGATTATGGATATAACGATTATTTTGCTGCACACTTTGCAGCCTATGAGACGTCGGAACGTCTTATTCCAGCACGGATTAGTGCGGTGTTCAAACATGTATACCGTGTTGTCTCTGAAGATGGAGAACAATTAGCCAAATTAAAAACCTCTTCATTCCGCGATGCTCTGCGAGTCGATCGCCCTTCGATTGGTGATTTTGTCGCTCTGGAGAGCCATCCCGGTGATACTTCACTCATCCATCAAGTGTTACCACGTAAAACGATTATTTTGCGTGATGATCCTGATATTGGTGAACAGGTGGTTGCTGCCAATTTTGATTATTGTCTACTCGTTTGTTCGGCAAATGATGATTTTAATCTGAATCGTATTGAGCGTTATTTAACGATTGCGTGGAATAGCGGAGCACAACCGCTTATTATCGTAACCAAAAGCGATCTAACCGATCAATTGGATCACTATCTTCAACAATTAGAAATAGCTGGCTTTGGTGTTCCTGTCTATCCAGTCGATAGTATTCATGGTGACGGATTAACAGAACTACAAGCGCATTTTGCTGTAGGAGACACACTGGTATTGCTTGGTTCTTCTGGTGTCGGTAAATCTTCACTCGTTAACGCACTTGCAGGCGAATACAAAATGAAAACAAATGCAATTCGCGAAGACGATGCGAAAGGTAAACACACTACTACTCATCGTGAACTCCATTTACTACACAATGGTATGATCGTGATCGATACTCCTGGCATGCGAAGTCTGGGTATAGGGCAAGCTTCGACAGGACTGGAAGAAACATTCCATGATATCGAATCTCTAGCCGAACAGTGTCGCTTCCACGACTGTGCGCATACAGAGGATCAACCAGACTGCGCGGTGCAACAAGCATTAACCGAAGGCACACTACCAACTAAACATTACAACAACTGGCTCAAACTCAAAAAAGAACTAGCCTACAACGAACGCAAAAATAACGTCACTCAACTGCGCCAAGAAAAACAAAAATGGAAAACCTTATCCAAAACACATAAACAAAATTCCAAAAACCGCGCAAACCGCTAA
- a CDS encoding AraC family transcriptional regulator — translation MNPKRTSSRLLRSYMLSYLLIFLIPLILITVLVYQSAVKSLRTEIEQSNVNQLSQVRMTIDGRMKELSDIAARISYDNNLTSYMVKHPYYSREAINTLAQYRANSSIIDELFLYFHNDSMIYSSQGLSNLNVVFGRTYEFNNWTNEQITHDLNEINYPMTRLTEQLGTHSRQRSMLLHIVPIKPADAYPYASVVYLIEESKLTGMMDSILNDFKGNSYIFDNTGQVLTVNNHDQPVQNQELNTLSQLGEGIHSMMLNGKPQSVVSVTSAQNGWTYVTTMPSDQFFSRIFHIQTLIILVFGLIALAGIPIAVLLARRQYHPLRDLVEFAKEKTNHSTIPSVSSGTSNEWTWIKNTLHDYRYQMDMQEPYVRHQCLLLLMKHGKPEDPETIRVIDSLGLEADHHQYFVMIVASDILSEARYTDTLQATDTDIAETQRLEKLLDPYLFLPDILAEIDLPHLNAHIYGIEYSSGNRLALAVCWHQLEEVERQQQMKQIVEAVREIVFEHYYTLPTVGVGTSYTRLDELNQSFIEAATAMEYRLTDTQHSVTYFDQLNSEADRPSGEHYWITNESLLKLSQSLKQGNIMVASHMVQTVVADVRSQALPLSLMRCVLFDLLNTVLKAASEVGLIRSIRDMPKLASFERTEELEEQLHLLIARICTCAEHKEETKQLSMMDQVLAYVREQYCDYALSLEGVAQQFSISSSYLSRTFKEKTGYTFSQYVWQLRMDEVIRQMNDTNDPLKDIILRVGYLDTANFIRKFKKETGCTPGQYRKQSLQNEDHNLPINNSTG, via the coding sequence ATGAATCCGAAGCGTACAAGTTCAAGGTTGTTGCGGAGTTATATGTTGTCTTATTTACTTATTTTTCTGATTCCTCTTATTTTGATTACTGTTCTGGTCTATCAAAGCGCTGTTAAAAGTCTACGTACTGAAATAGAGCAATCCAATGTGAATCAGTTAAGTCAGGTACGAATGACGATAGATGGACGGATGAAAGAGTTAAGCGATATTGCAGCCCGGATCAGTTATGATAACAATCTGACTTCTTACATGGTGAAGCATCCGTATTATAGTCGTGAAGCGATCAATACACTGGCTCAATATCGAGCGAATAGTTCGATTATTGATGAGTTATTTCTTTATTTTCATAACGATTCGATGATCTATTCTTCTCAAGGATTAAGTAATTTGAATGTGGTTTTTGGACGAACATATGAATTTAATAATTGGACAAATGAACAGATTACACATGACCTTAATGAGATTAATTATCCGATGACTCGCTTAACCGAGCAATTGGGCACTCATTCACGCCAAAGGTCGATGTTATTACATATTGTGCCGATCAAGCCTGCTGATGCGTATCCATATGCGTCTGTAGTGTATTTGATTGAAGAATCCAAATTGACCGGAATGATGGATTCGATTTTGAATGATTTTAAAGGAAATAGTTATATTTTTGACAATACAGGTCAGGTACTTACGGTCAACAACCATGATCAACCGGTGCAAAATCAAGAATTGAATACGCTTTCTCAGCTAGGAGAAGGGATTCATAGTATGATGCTAAATGGAAAACCGCAGTCTGTAGTGTCGGTCACTTCAGCGCAAAATGGGTGGACATATGTAACGACTATGCCAAGTGATCAATTTTTTAGTCGGATTTTTCATATTCAGACATTGATTATATTGGTGTTCGGATTGATTGCTCTAGCAGGTATTCCAATCGCAGTATTATTAGCGCGTAGACAGTATCATCCACTACGTGATCTGGTTGAATTTGCAAAAGAAAAAACCAATCATTCAACCATCCCATCTGTCTCCAGTGGCACTTCTAATGAGTGGACATGGATTAAAAACACATTGCATGATTATCGATATCAGATGGATATGCAGGAACCGTATGTGCGTCACCAGTGCTTACTATTGTTAATGAAGCATGGCAAGCCAGAAGATCCAGAGACGATACGTGTTATAGACAGTCTGGGGCTGGAAGCCGATCATCATCAATATTTTGTCATGATTGTAGCCAGTGATATTTTATCTGAAGCCAGATATACAGATACATTACAAGCTACAGATACAGACATAGCCGAGACTCAGCGCTTAGAGAAATTGCTGGATCCGTATTTATTTTTACCGGATATTTTAGCAGAAATCGATCTTCCTCATTTGAATGCACATATTTATGGAATAGAGTACTCGTCAGGCAATCGGTTAGCTTTGGCGGTGTGCTGGCATCAGCTTGAAGAAGTAGAGCGTCAGCAACAAATGAAGCAGATTGTAGAAGCAGTTAGAGAAATTGTGTTTGAACATTATTATACGTTGCCAACTGTAGGGGTAGGCACAAGTTATACACGTCTGGATGAGTTAAATCAATCTTTTATCGAAGCGGCAACAGCGATGGAATATCGATTAACAGATACCCAGCATAGTGTCACATACTTTGATCAATTAAATAGTGAAGCCGATCGTCCTTCAGGCGAGCATTATTGGATTACAAATGAATCGTTATTAAAATTATCTCAAAGTTTGAAGCAAGGTAATATTATGGTTGCTTCCCATATGGTGCAGACGGTTGTAGCCGACGTACGCTCACAAGCCTTACCACTTTCACTGATGCGGTGTGTTTTATTTGATCTATTAAATACAGTGCTCAAAGCGGCTTCAGAAGTGGGATTAATACGAAGTATACGCGACATGCCGAAGCTGGCTTCTTTTGAACGTACAGAAGAGTTAGAAGAACAACTACATCTATTGATTGCACGCATCTGTACATGTGCAGAACACAAAGAAGAAACCAAGCAATTATCTATGATGGATCAAGTGCTTGCTTATGTACGGGAACAGTATTGTGATTATGCGCTAAGTCTGGAAGGTGTGGCTCAGCAGTTCTCGATTTCTAGTTCATATCTTAGCCGCACCTTTAAAGAAAAAACAGGGTATACGTTCTCTCAATATGTATGGCAATTGCGTATGGATGAAGTGATCCGGCAGATGAACGATACCAACGATCCACTGAAAGATATTATTCTGCGTGTAGGATATCTGGATACCGCTAATTTTATTCGCAAATTTAAAAAAGAAACAGGCTGTACACCGGGGCAATATCGTAAGCAAAGTCTGCAAAATGAAGATCATAATCTACCAATTAACAACAGTACAGGATAA
- a CDS encoding extracellular solute-binding protein, which produces MTNQSPFRFRSTFMRKTGTVALSLVLGTTLLAGCSGGKAEEAAKSNSAENVSKEGFPIVKEKITLSMMGPDVGLQNWKDMPAFQEMEKLTNVSFTFENPPLDSFETKKNLVFASGEYPDIFYASSLTQADEVNYGNQGILLPLEGLIDNYAPNLKKLMDEDPSIRKSITTPDGHIYSLPVINQQSIWYRSPMWYNGDFLEALKVKDLPTTTEGLYDLLVRFRDEDPNGNGKKDEIPLASVKLDDIRSWLLGAWGIYGEDIYNDADGKVHFARTEEGYREFLTYMNRLWNENLLDHETFSQTPDQKKAKGANNQLGLFQDWHAYFTHGGKPTTKDPMFVPVKSDAVDKPAVAIHPGLSTGSFAITESNPSPEASMRWVDYMYSYEGAMLFDKGPEGLMYETVNEKDHTKKWKELPSQYNSREDYRGTLTPNYGTPAPTLLSPDLQKGLKEEFDTWVDKQNDEKILAYDPQPPFPILYLTQEEQAEISSLRADMDTYIEQMEAKFVTGQEPLTSWDTYLATIKQMGGDRIIEIYQVAYDRWKSS; this is translated from the coding sequence ATGACAAATCAATCTCCATTTCGATTCCGTTCTACTTTTATGCGCAAAACAGGTACAGTCGCATTATCGTTGGTATTAGGAACGACGCTACTTGCTGGCTGTTCCGGTGGCAAAGCTGAAGAAGCCGCCAAGTCTAACTCGGCTGAAAATGTAAGTAAAGAAGGATTCCCTATCGTCAAAGAAAAGATTACTTTATCAATGATGGGCCCTGATGTTGGTCTACAGAACTGGAAAGACATGCCTGCTTTTCAAGAAATGGAAAAGTTAACAAATGTGTCGTTCACTTTCGAAAATCCGCCATTGGATAGCTTTGAAACGAAAAAAAATCTGGTATTTGCCAGTGGTGAGTATCCAGATATCTTCTATGCTTCTTCTCTCACTCAAGCAGACGAAGTCAACTACGGAAATCAAGGTATCTTGCTTCCGCTGGAAGGTCTAATCGATAATTATGCACCTAATCTTAAAAAGCTAATGGACGAAGATCCATCTATCCGCAAATCGATCACTACACCGGATGGTCATATTTATTCATTACCGGTAATCAATCAGCAAAGTATCTGGTATCGCAGTCCGATGTGGTATAACGGTGACTTTTTGGAAGCACTGAAAGTCAAAGATCTACCAACCACTACTGAAGGATTGTACGATCTATTGGTTCGTTTCCGTGATGAAGATCCGAATGGCAATGGCAAAAAAGACGAAATTCCTTTAGCTTCTGTCAAATTAGATGATATTCGTTCATGGTTATTAGGTGCTTGGGGTATCTATGGAGAAGATATCTATAATGATGCAGATGGTAAAGTACATTTTGCTCGTACCGAAGAAGGATATCGTGAATTTTTAACGTATATGAATCGCTTATGGAATGAAAATCTGTTAGATCATGAAACGTTCTCACAAACTCCTGATCAGAAAAAAGCCAAAGGGGCTAACAATCAGCTAGGTCTTTTCCAAGATTGGCATGCTTATTTCACACATGGCGGTAAGCCGACAACCAAAGACCCGATGTTTGTTCCTGTGAAAAGTGATGCTGTAGACAAGCCAGCTGTTGCTATTCACCCGGGGTTATCTACCGGATCATTTGCTATTACTGAAAGCAACCCTTCACCAGAAGCTTCTATGCGCTGGGTCGATTATATGTACAGCTATGAAGGTGCTATGCTGTTCGACAAAGGCCCTGAAGGTCTAATGTACGAGACGGTCAACGAAAAAGATCATACTAAGAAATGGAAAGAGCTACCAAGCCAGTACAATAGTCGTGAAGATTACCGTGGAACATTAACACCGAACTATGGTACGCCAGCGCCTACTTTATTAAGCCCTGATTTGCAAAAAGGATTAAAAGAAGAATTTGATACGTGGGTAGACAAGCAAAATGACGAGAAAATTCTTGCCTATGATCCACAGCCACCTTTCCCTATTCTGTATCTAACGCAAGAAGAACAGGCTGAAATTTCAAGTCTGCGTGCAGATATGGATACGTATATTGAGCAAATGGAAGCCAAATTTGTTACCGGACAAGAACCGTTAACCAGTTGGGATACGTATCTAGCAACGATCAAGCAAATGGGTGGAGATCGGATTATAGAGATTTATCAGGTAGCGTATGATCGCTGGAAATCAAGCTAA
- a CDS encoding carbohydrate ABC transporter permease: MAAVIKETKTDRLFLICNYLYVTIAFVLVLYPVIYILSASISTPSYVNSGEMWLLPKGITFEGYIRVFENSKIWVGYGNTILYTVVGTLINLLVTLPAAYALSRKDFVGRGFFMGMFLVTMFFSGGLIPTYLIVKQLGLVNSMWALILPGAASVWNIIVARTFFQSTIPIELQEAAHMDGCTNLRLFLKIVVPLSTPIIAVMALFYGVGHWNSYFNALVYLNDQSKYPLQMVLRQILVLQEMSTSAQGAATSGEAAMAMNAKADMAALLKYAVIIVATLPIIAVYPFVQRYFVQGVMIGSVKG, from the coding sequence ATGGCTGCTGTGATCAAAGAAACCAAAACAGACCGTTTGTTTCTGATTTGCAACTACCTGTATGTGACGATCGCTTTTGTACTAGTACTCTACCCTGTTATCTACATTTTAAGTGCTTCGATCAGTACACCTTCTTACGTCAATTCAGGCGAAATGTGGCTGTTGCCCAAAGGAATTACATTTGAAGGATACATTAGAGTTTTTGAAAATAGTAAAATCTGGGTCGGTTATGGCAATACGATTTTGTATACAGTTGTCGGCACGTTAATCAATCTACTAGTCACTTTACCTGCGGCTTATGCACTCAGTCGTAAAGATTTTGTAGGACGAGGGTTTTTTATGGGAATGTTTCTAGTCACAATGTTTTTTAGTGGTGGTCTGATCCCTACGTATCTTATCGTCAAACAATTAGGTCTGGTGAACTCGATGTGGGCATTGATCTTGCCAGGAGCTGCTTCGGTCTGGAACATTATTGTAGCGCGGACATTTTTCCAATCCACGATTCCGATTGAACTTCAAGAAGCCGCTCATATGGATGGATGTACGAATTTGAGATTATTTCTAAAAATCGTTGTTCCGTTATCAACACCTATTATTGCAGTAATGGCACTATTCTATGGTGTAGGTCACTGGAACAGTTATTTTAACGCTTTGGTATATTTAAATGATCAATCCAAGTATCCGCTACAAATGGTATTGCGTCAGATTCTTGTTTTGCAAGAAATGTCTACTTCTGCTCAAGGTGCCGCTACGAGCGGTGAAGCTGCAATGGCGATGAATGCCAAAGCAGATATGGCGGCTCTGCTCAAATATGCTGTTATTATTGTTGCCACATTGCCGATTATTGCGGTCTATCCTTTTGTTCAGCGTTATTTTGTTCAGGGCGTTATGATAGGATCAGTCAAAGGGTAA